Proteins encoded by one window of Collimonas fungivorans:
- a CDS encoding energy transducer TonB yields the protein MDFTQDGRNPSKNIVGISVVVLLHVALVYALMTGLARKVVEVIQQPVETKIIEEIKPPPPPPPPKQVVPPPPKSVAPPPPFVPPPEVKVTPPPQDNVIAAVTNVKPPTNDLPTSVAQPSTTGEAGPSHTSAKIAGNCEKPEYPRTSLRNEEEGTVTVKLTIGADGNVVDSTVQKGSGFKDLDRATVKAWSLCHFTPAMADGKPVQSTTTMQYVWKLE from the coding sequence ATGGATTTCACGCAGGATGGGAGAAACCCTTCCAAGAATATAGTTGGCATCAGCGTGGTTGTTCTTTTGCATGTGGCTCTAGTTTATGCATTGATGACAGGGCTAGCCCGTAAGGTTGTTGAGGTCATCCAGCAACCGGTCGAAACCAAGATCATCGAGGAGATCAAGCCGCCGCCGCCGCCACCACCACCGAAACAGGTAGTTCCGCCGCCGCCAAAATCGGTTGCGCCACCACCGCCTTTCGTACCTCCACCAGAGGTAAAAGTAACGCCGCCGCCACAAGATAACGTGATTGCAGCTGTAACAAACGTCAAACCACCGACCAATGACTTGCCTACTTCGGTAGCGCAGCCATCGACCACCGGTGAGGCAGGGCCTTCGCATACCAGTGCAAAAATTGCTGGGAACTGCGAAAAGCCGGAGTATCCACGGACTTCGCTGCGTAATGAAGAAGAGGGTACTGTCACTGTCAAACTGACGATCGGAGCCGACGGCAACGTGGTCGATTCCACAGTTCAAAAAGGCAGCGGATTCAAGGATCTGGACAGAGCCACTGTAAAAGCGTGGAGCCTGTGCCATTTCACCCCTGCCATGGCTGACGGCAAACCTGTGCAGTCTACGACAACAATGCAGTATGTCTGGAAGCTGGAATAA
- a CDS encoding ExbD/TolR family protein, giving the protein MAMSLGSPDGDEDEVIGTINTTPLVDVMLVLLIIFLITIPVVTHTIPVKLPNEFDEPYKTKPENINLAVNKQGDMFWNEQLVPNTTTLLAKLKEVAVIVPQPELHIRGDQQTKYEYIGKVILTAQRAGIAKIGFITEPPARN; this is encoded by the coding sequence ATGGCGATGTCACTCGGCTCTCCCGATGGGGATGAAGACGAAGTGATCGGCACGATCAACACGACGCCGCTGGTCGACGTCATGTTGGTCTTGCTGATCATCTTCCTGATCACGATTCCGGTGGTGACGCATACGATTCCAGTGAAGCTGCCGAACGAATTCGACGAACCTTATAAAACCAAGCCGGAGAACATCAACCTGGCGGTCAATAAGCAAGGCGACATGTTCTGGAACGAGCAACTGGTGCCGAACACCACGACCTTGCTGGCCAAGCTGAAGGAAGTGGCGGTCATCGTGCCGCAACCGGAACTGCATATCCGCGGCGATCAGCAAACCAAGTACGAATATATTGGCAAGGTGATCCTGACGGCGCAACGGGCGGGTATCGCCAAGATCGGTTTTATTACCGAACCGCCTGCGCGGAATTAA
- a CDS encoding ExbD/TolR family protein, producing MGMNVGSSGGNANDPEPMMEMNMTPLIDVMLVLIIMLIITIPIQNHAIKLNMPTGNPPPPLALPVVDTVDIDPTGTVMWNGTPMANRAELEDRLKTVVAGGNIDEVHLRPNKLVEYKSVAAVMASAQRLGVTKIGIVGNEQFME from the coding sequence ATGGGTATGAATGTAGGTTCTTCCGGCGGCAACGCCAACGATCCGGAACCGATGATGGAAATGAACATGACGCCGCTGATCGACGTCATGCTGGTGCTGATCATCATGCTGATCATCACGATTCCGATCCAGAATCATGCGATCAAGCTGAACATGCCGACCGGTAATCCGCCGCCGCCACTGGCTTTGCCGGTGGTCGACACGGTGGATATCGATCCGACCGGCACAGTGATGTGGAACGGTACGCCGATGGCGAACCGCGCGGAACTGGAAGATCGCCTGAAAACGGTGGTTGCCGGCGGCAATATCGATGAAGTGCACCTGCGGCCGAACAAGCTGGTGGAGTACAAGTCGGTGGCTGCCGTGATGGCGTCGGCGCAGCGGCTGGGCGTCACCAAGATCGGCATCGTCGGCAATGAGCAGTTCATGGAGTAA
- a CDS encoding ABC transporter substrate-binding protein produces MQAGNNPADPSKVVRVALQAADDGFDLVRTYNAYSNWVSEAIFERLLTYDYLARPAKLVPGTAEAMPEVSDGGKTYVFHVKKGIYFAPDPAFKGVRRELTAEDYAYTFKRFLDPKNRSPSANVLQGKIVGMDELIAKAAKTGRFDYDAPIAGLQTPDRYTLQIKLNAPDYNFLYVMGFNGFGAQAREAVDAYGDRTPAHPVGTGPYMLQEYVPRSKIVLVANPEYRGYTWDFKSSGSAWDDQLVHDMKGKKMPQVGRVEINIIEEEQSRWLAFQDKQIDFDYLPQAAAPTVLDGKKLKQSFVDQGITLDTVTEPGVVYIFMNFRDPLIGGDSLEKNALRRAIAMVYNVKDEISQARLGLAVKAEMAIPEGVIGHDPNYRNSISYDPALANKLLDRFGYKRGADGYRTLPDGKPLTLKITTESSAINTVFSEIWKRGLDKIGIRVDFPVSNFADNLKAATECKLMMWNGSWNADYPEGDNFMQLLYGPNVGQGNNGCYSSPAYDALYVKARATPPGPERNQLYIDMSRQMEADTAWVLTTSRLRNWMIRPWIKGFKRHPILQADWEYLDVEKH; encoded by the coding sequence GTGCAAGCAGGCAATAATCCGGCAGATCCGTCCAAAGTGGTGCGTGTCGCATTGCAAGCCGCGGACGATGGCTTTGATCTGGTACGCACCTACAACGCCTACTCCAACTGGGTATCCGAAGCCATTTTCGAGCGTTTGCTGACCTACGACTACCTGGCGCGGCCAGCCAAGCTGGTGCCTGGAACCGCAGAGGCCATGCCGGAGGTAAGCGACGGTGGCAAGACTTATGTTTTCCACGTCAAAAAAGGCATTTACTTCGCCCCCGACCCTGCCTTCAAAGGCGTGCGGCGCGAACTGACGGCAGAGGACTATGCCTATACCTTCAAGCGCTTCCTAGACCCCAAGAATCGCTCGCCATCCGCCAACGTCTTGCAGGGCAAGATCGTCGGCATGGACGAGCTGATCGCCAAGGCTGCCAAAACCGGCCGCTTTGACTACGATGCGCCGATAGCCGGCCTGCAGACGCCCGACCGCTATACCTTGCAGATCAAGCTCAACGCGCCTGACTACAACTTCCTGTACGTCATGGGGTTCAACGGCTTTGGCGCCCAGGCGCGCGAAGCCGTCGACGCCTACGGCGACCGGACGCCGGCGCACCCGGTTGGCACCGGCCCTTACATGCTGCAGGAATACGTCCCGCGCAGCAAAATCGTGCTGGTCGCCAATCCCGAATACCGCGGTTACACCTGGGATTTCAAATCGTCCGGCTCGGCCTGGGACGATCAGCTGGTGCATGACATGAAGGGCAAGAAAATGCCGCAGGTCGGCCGTGTCGAAATCAATATCATCGAAGAAGAGCAGTCGCGCTGGCTGGCTTTCCAGGACAAACAGATCGATTTCGACTACCTGCCCCAGGCTGCGGCGCCGACTGTCCTCGACGGGAAAAAGCTCAAGCAATCTTTCGTCGATCAAGGCATTACCTTGGACACCGTGACCGAACCAGGCGTCGTCTACATCTTCATGAACTTCAGAGACCCTCTGATCGGCGGCGACAGCCTCGAGAAAAATGCCCTGAGACGCGCAATTGCCATGGTGTACAACGTCAAGGATGAAATCAGCCAGGCCCGTCTCGGCTTGGCGGTCAAAGCGGAAATGGCTATTCCCGAAGGCGTGATCGGCCACGATCCGAACTACCGCAACAGCATTTCCTACGATCCGGCGCTGGCAAACAAATTGCTTGATCGCTTTGGTTACAAGCGCGGCGCCGACGGTTACCGCACCCTGCCCGACGGCAAGCCGCTGACTTTGAAAATCACGACTGAGTCGAGCGCAATCAATACTGTTTTTTCGGAGATATGGAAGCGCGGACTAGATAAAATCGGCATTCGCGTGGATTTTCCGGTGAGTAATTTTGCCGACAACCTGAAGGCCGCCACCGAATGCAAGCTGATGATGTGGAATGGCTCGTGGAATGCGGACTACCCGGAAGGCGACAATTTCATGCAGCTGCTGTACGGCCCGAATGTGGGACAAGGCAACAACGGCTGCTACAGCTCGCCGGCCTATGACGCCCTGTATGTCAAAGCCCGGGCGACACCTCCCGGACCGGAGCGCAACCAGCTGTATATCGACATGAGCCGCCAGATGGAAGCCGATACCGCCTGGGTGCTGACAACCTCACGTTTGCGCAACTGGATGATACGGCCGTGGATCAAGGGCTTCAAGCGCCACCCTATCCTGCAGGCAGACTGGGAATACCTGGATGTTGAAAAACACTAG
- a CDS encoding TonB-dependent receptor: MQRVEITGSSIKRLAAEGVSPITVIKADDFTKMGSTTAAEVLSNISGNQTQFNASSNVGAGKTVGAAADLRGLGSNKTLVLLNGRRLANSAFDGSAVDLNVIPIAALDRVEVLRDGASAIYGTDAIGGVINFITKRSYTGLNLSAEGILPQQAGGAEKRFNLSGGIGDLDKDRYNFFGVIDYHTQNGVKASDRDFSKLGGQNPNVGLNASSGNSYPANFTDINSGNGGNPYAGNCSSVSPYAFNKGSICRTNSQANIGIIPKTEEIALLGKGTFKLDADNTASIEYLHSQSKIKTYVAGDVFAGDVSGTSSDYYITNSSPFYPGNGITPANATASGGPLSLNWRSEAAGQRVTESKNSTDRLLLSLEGTKFGWDYKTGVSYSVSKAEDNLAGGYLNNDMIKVGLLNGTLNPFGPQTAAGTAFMNSAQLYGTYEDARTQTTSIDFTASRELFQLPAGAVGFAIGGEFRKEKANFNVDHALADLDSSTGSQDAQSSSGTRNVKALFTELSIPILKSLEAQVAARYDRYSDVGGTLNPKVGFRFQPAKEIMFRTSYSTGFRAPSLYELNDPNSKTFTNSAYDDPVLCPGGTVAAGGVEARDCGQQFFKLQGGNKNLQPEKSNSFTLGMVIEPIPSVTASVDYFNIKIKNQISTISEADIFNDPVKYAGDYVRNPDGSLNYILNTNVNLGNVHTQGFDLGFAWRMPKTAWGNFGLSLDGTYITQYDYQSEIGGQYLNNLAVYGGGVGTAGGVIFRWRHTATLNWSQGPWSAAVQQVYTTGYQDQNGPNVVDAYKDHHVGSYTRYNLSGSYSGIKNLTLTAGIKNLLNTDPPGSNVTDNFQYGYDSRYGDAIGRSFFVRANYQFF; encoded by the coding sequence ATGCAACGGGTCGAAATTACTGGCTCATCGATTAAACGGCTCGCGGCTGAAGGCGTATCGCCGATCACCGTGATCAAGGCCGACGATTTCACCAAAATGGGATCGACAACAGCGGCTGAAGTACTGTCCAATATTTCGGGCAACCAGACGCAATTCAATGCCTCATCCAACGTCGGCGCAGGCAAGACCGTTGGCGCAGCCGCTGACTTGCGCGGTCTGGGCTCCAACAAGACGCTGGTGCTGTTGAACGGCCGCCGTCTGGCCAACAGCGCGTTCGACGGCTCTGCAGTCGACCTGAACGTGATCCCGATTGCCGCGCTGGACCGCGTTGAAGTGCTGCGCGACGGTGCTTCCGCGATCTATGGTACCGACGCCATCGGCGGCGTGATCAACTTCATCACCAAACGTTCCTATACCGGCCTGAACCTGAGCGCTGAAGGCATCCTGCCGCAGCAAGCAGGCGGCGCCGAGAAGCGTTTCAACCTGTCGGGCGGTATCGGCGACCTGGACAAGGATCGCTACAACTTCTTTGGCGTGATCGATTACCACACCCAGAACGGCGTGAAAGCCAGCGATCGCGATTTCTCTAAACTGGGCGGCCAGAATCCGAATGTCGGCTTGAACGCCAGCAGCGGCAATTCCTACCCAGCCAACTTCACTGATATCAATTCCGGCAACGGCGGCAATCCATATGCAGGCAACTGCAGTTCCGTGTCGCCATATGCGTTCAACAAGGGTAGCATTTGCCGCACCAACAGCCAGGCAAATATCGGCATCATTCCGAAAACCGAAGAAATCGCGTTGCTGGGCAAGGGTACGTTCAAGCTGGATGCGGACAATACCGCATCGATTGAATACCTGCACTCGCAAAGCAAGATCAAGACCTATGTCGCAGGCGACGTGTTTGCCGGCGATGTCAGCGGCACCAGCAGCGACTATTACATCACCAACAGCAGCCCGTTCTACCCTGGCAATGGCATCACGCCTGCCAACGCGACTGCCAGCGGCGGCCCGTTGTCGCTCAACTGGCGCTCGGAAGCGGCCGGTCAACGTGTAACCGAGTCGAAGAACAGCACCGACCGCTTGCTGTTGAGCCTGGAAGGCACGAAGTTCGGCTGGGACTACAAGACAGGCGTTTCCTATTCGGTTAGCAAGGCGGAAGACAACCTGGCTGGCGGCTACTTGAACAATGACATGATCAAGGTTGGCTTGCTGAACGGCACCTTGAATCCGTTCGGCCCGCAAACTGCAGCCGGTACCGCGTTCATGAACAGCGCCCAGCTGTACGGTACGTATGAAGATGCGCGTACGCAAACCACATCGATCGACTTCACTGCTAGCCGCGAGCTGTTCCAATTGCCAGCTGGTGCGGTAGGTTTTGCGATCGGCGGCGAATTCCGCAAGGAAAAGGCAAACTTCAACGTCGACCACGCACTGGCCGACCTGGACTCCAGCACTGGTTCGCAAGATGCCCAGTCGTCTTCCGGCACACGTAACGTGAAAGCGCTGTTCACCGAGTTGAGCATCCCTATCCTGAAGAGCCTGGAAGCACAGGTAGCTGCACGCTACGACAGGTACAGCGACGTCGGCGGTACGCTTAACCCTAAGGTTGGCTTCCGCTTCCAGCCTGCCAAAGAGATCATGTTCCGTACTTCGTACAGCACAGGTTTCCGCGCTCCTAGCCTGTATGAGCTGAATGATCCGAATTCGAAGACATTCACCAACAGCGCATACGACGATCCAGTCTTGTGCCCAGGCGGTACTGTTGCAGCGGGCGGTGTCGAAGCGCGCGATTGCGGCCAGCAATTCTTCAAGCTGCAAGGCGGCAACAAGAACCTGCAACCGGAAAAATCGAATTCCTTCACGCTGGGCATGGTGATCGAGCCGATTCCTTCGGTGACTGCTTCGGTCGACTACTTCAACATCAAGATCAAGAACCAGATCTCGACGATTTCCGAAGCCGATATTTTCAACGACCCAGTCAAGTACGCAGGTGACTACGTGCGTAATCCGGACGGTTCGCTGAACTATATCCTCAACACCAACGTCAACTTGGGCAATGTCCATACACAAGGTTTCGACCTTGGCTTTGCATGGCGCATGCCTAAGACCGCATGGGGTAACTTCGGCCTGTCGCTGGATGGCACTTACATCACCCAGTACGACTATCAATCCGAAATCGGCGGCCAATACCTGAACAACCTGGCTGTCTACGGCGGCGGTGTAGGTACTGCCGGCGGCGTGATTTTCCGCTGGCGCCATACTGCTACACTCAACTGGAGCCAAGGCCCATGGAGTGCAGCAGTGCAACAGGTCTATACAACCGGTTACCAGGATCAGAACGGTCCTAACGTCGTAGATGCCTACAAAGACCATCATGTCGGCTCTTACACACGTTATAACCTGTCGGGCAGCTATAGCGGCATCAAGAACCTGACCTTGACTGCCGGCATCAAGAACCTGCTCAATACAGACCCACCGGGTTCCAACGTGACCGACAACTTCCAGTATGGTTACGATTCCCGTTATGGCGACGCCATTGGCCGTTCGTTCTTCGTCCGCGCCAACTATCAGTTCTTTTAA
- a CDS encoding tetratricopeptide repeat protein, translating to MSKLPKLRFAPIFVLLAAVGLTAALPMAGVVPQAYAADDSAKAETVRPEIGTPLQAAQALLKEEKFKEALAKIAETDAVADKTPYEVYAIDRLRGAAAARAGDTDLAGKSFEAVIASGRLAPAEQAKIVQALGSLYYDAEKYPKAIEWLSRSLKENGNDPQTRTLLIQSYYLSNDIPRATTELQKDIAADESAGRTPSEINLKLLVSCALKSNDKQAYLSSLEKLNTYYPKKEYWLDILSRIQSKPGFSDHLTLDLYRLKAATAQLQTSAEFTDVAQLALLGGFPAEAKKTLDQGFQSGVLGSGPDAAKQKRLRDQASKGMADDQRTLAQTEASVNASKEGTGQLNLGYALVTAGQFDKGLGLMENGLKKGGLKRPEDAKLHLGIAYQLAGQKDKAIQAFKSVQGTDGTADLARLWIVQVNHPLN from the coding sequence ATGTCCAAATTACCAAAACTACGGTTTGCACCAATTTTCGTGCTGTTGGCGGCAGTCGGCCTGACCGCCGCGCTACCCATGGCTGGCGTGGTTCCGCAGGCTTATGCCGCGGATGACAGCGCCAAGGCAGAGACCGTGCGTCCCGAAATCGGCACACCGCTGCAGGCAGCGCAGGCACTGCTCAAGGAAGAAAAATTCAAGGAAGCACTGGCCAAGATCGCCGAAACCGATGCGGTCGCCGACAAGACGCCATATGAAGTCTATGCCATCGATCGCCTGCGCGGCGCCGCCGCGGCGCGCGCCGGGGATACAGACCTGGCAGGCAAATCGTTTGAAGCCGTGATCGCGTCGGGACGCCTGGCGCCGGCGGAGCAGGCCAAGATCGTGCAGGCGCTGGGCAGCTTGTACTACGATGCGGAAAAATATCCTAAAGCCATCGAGTGGCTATCGCGTTCGCTCAAGGAAAACGGCAATGATCCGCAAACCCGCACCCTGCTGATCCAGTCTTACTATCTGAGCAATGACATTCCGCGCGCTACCACCGAGCTGCAGAAAGATATCGCCGCGGATGAAAGCGCCGGTCGCACGCCGAGCGAGATAAACTTGAAATTGCTGGTCAGTTGCGCACTCAAGAGCAACGACAAACAGGCATACCTGAGTTCGCTGGAAAAACTCAACACCTATTATCCGAAGAAGGAATACTGGCTCGATATACTCAGCCGCATTCAGTCCAAGCCGGGCTTCTCCGACCATCTGACGCTCGACCTGTATCGCTTGAAAGCCGCGACAGCGCAGTTGCAGACCAGCGCCGAATTTACCGATGTAGCGCAACTGGCGTTGCTGGGGGGATTCCCGGCGGAAGCCAAGAAAACGCTGGACCAGGGTTTTCAGTCAGGCGTGCTGGGCAGCGGCCCTGACGCCGCCAAGCAAAAGCGCCTGCGCGACCAGGCCAGCAAAGGAATGGCCGACGATCAGAGGACACTGGCGCAAACTGAAGCTTCTGTCAACGCCAGCAAGGAAGGCACCGGCCAGCTCAACCTTGGTTATGCGCTGGTCACCGCCGGCCAGTTTGACAAAGGCCTGGGGCTGATGGAGAACGGCCTGAAGAAGGGGGGCCTCAAGCGTCCTGAGGACGCCAAGCTGCACCTGGGCATTGCTTACCAGCTGGCCGGGCAGAAAGACAAGGCGATCCAGGCGTTCAAGTCGGTGCAAGGCACTGACGGCACAGCCGACCTGGCGCGGCTGTGGATCGTGCAAGTGAACCATCCGCTCAATTGA
- a CDS encoding MotA/TolQ/ExbB proton channel family protein: MSITRNRLSALVTALMISAATISAPLAAIAQTPAAASAPAPAAADAPKAADTAAASLADTPTPPPQPAAKETVDNPYGLDALWKGGDFVARGTLIILVLMSMGSWYIIITKLIEQVKLMGQAKNAQKTFWKAASVEAGVSGLKPNSAYRFIAQNGVNSTQHHDGALLEQIDLNTWVTMSIQRSVEKVQSRLQDGLAFLATVGSTAPFVGLFGTVWGIYHALTAIGIAGQASIDKVAGPVGEALIMTAIGLAVAVPAVLGYNWLVRRNKSAMEEIRSFSADLHSVLLSGVMSSSSAVQVAHINKKVG; encoded by the coding sequence ATGTCTATCACTCGTAACCGCTTATCCGCCCTTGTCACCGCCCTGATGATCTCCGCCGCGACGATCTCAGCGCCACTGGCAGCAATCGCCCAAACACCAGCCGCAGCATCGGCTCCAGCTCCAGCAGCCGCGGATGCGCCGAAAGCGGCCGACACTGCAGCAGCATCGCTGGCAGATACCCCAACCCCGCCGCCACAGCCGGCAGCCAAGGAAACCGTTGATAATCCATACGGCCTGGACGCCCTGTGGAAAGGCGGCGACTTCGTCGCCCGCGGCACCCTGATCATCCTGGTGCTGATGTCGATGGGTAGCTGGTACATCATCATCACCAAGCTGATCGAGCAGGTGAAACTGATGGGCCAGGCAAAAAATGCACAAAAGACATTCTGGAAAGCCGCTAGCGTTGAGGCAGGCGTCTCCGGCCTCAAGCCAAACAGCGCTTACCGTTTCATCGCCCAAAACGGCGTGAACTCGACCCAGCACCATGACGGCGCCTTGCTGGAACAGATCGACCTGAACACCTGGGTCACCATGTCGATCCAGCGTTCGGTGGAAAAAGTCCAAAGCCGCCTGCAAGACGGCCTGGCATTTTTGGCAACAGTCGGTTCGACCGCACCGTTCGTCGGTCTGTTCGGTACCGTCTGGGGTATTTACCATGCGCTGACAGCGATCGGTATCGCCGGCCAGGCCTCGATCGACAAGGTTGCCGGTCCGGTCGGTGAAGCGCTGATCATGACCGCGATCGGTCTGGCAGTGGCTGTGCCTGCGGTTCTGGGTTACAACTGGCTGGTTCGCCGCAACAAGAGCGCCATGGAAGAAATCCGTTCGTTCAGCGCCGACCTGCACTCGGTCCTGCTGAGCGGCGTGATGTCCTCGAGCTCGGCGGTCCAGGTCGCCCATATCAATAAAAAGGTTGGCTGA
- a CDS encoding prolyl oligopeptidase family serine peptidase: MHLKYSLALSVVLASGNGIAQQCPAGGQTLTYPVSKKTDQVDDYHGIKVADPYRWLENGNSDDTKAWIEAQNALTQGFLEKIPARTAIRERLTKLWNFERFSVPFKEGGRYFFNRNDGLQNQAVLYTVKQLDDEPRLLLDPNKLATDGTVALAGIAVSPNGKYLAYGTAASGSDWNEWKVRDIESGKDTADHLQWVKFSGASWAHDSSGFFYSRYDAPKEATKLADVNYFQKLYFHKLGTSQDNDVLVYDRPDQKEWGFAGHVTDDGKYLIVSISQGTEQKNRVYYKDLRKKDAKMLPLLDDFDASYDFIDNDGPVFLFNSNKDAPKGRIIAIDTRHPEAGKWQVIVPEAEQTLQGANVVGQRLLLDYLKDARSQVKVFTLDGKPVREVDLPGIGSASGFGGKRHDKETFYSFTSFTTPAAIYRYDVTSGKSSLYRQPKVDFDPGAFETRQVFYSSKDGTRVPMFIVSKKGLKLDGSNPTYLYGYGGFNISLTPAFSVPNLAWMEMGGVYALPNLRGGGEYGKAWHEAGTKLQKQNVFDDFIGAAQWLIANKYTSPQKLAIGGGSNGGLLVGATMVQRPDLFAAAIPAVGVMDMLRFHKFTIGWGWTSDYGSSDNADEFKALYAYSPLHNLKPGTCYPATLVTTADHDDRVVPAHSFKFAATEQADQAGAAPVLIRIDTKAGHGAGKPTSKQIEEVADRWGFLTKVLDMHLAPAPVAGNPPEPSAD; encoded by the coding sequence ATGCACCTAAAATACTCACTAGCTCTATCTGTCGTCCTCGCCAGCGGCAACGGCATCGCCCAGCAATGCCCTGCGGGCGGCCAGACCCTGACTTATCCGGTCAGCAAAAAAACCGACCAGGTAGACGATTATCACGGCATCAAGGTAGCCGACCCTTACCGCTGGCTGGAAAACGGCAACAGCGACGATACCAAGGCGTGGATAGAGGCGCAAAATGCACTGACGCAGGGCTTCCTCGAAAAAATCCCGGCGCGCACAGCGATTCGCGAGCGGCTTACCAAGCTGTGGAATTTCGAGCGCTTCAGCGTGCCCTTCAAGGAAGGCGGGCGCTATTTTTTCAACCGTAACGACGGCCTGCAAAACCAGGCGGTGCTATACACCGTCAAGCAACTCGATGATGAGCCGCGTTTGCTGCTCGATCCGAACAAGCTGGCGACCGACGGCACGGTGGCGCTGGCAGGGATTGCGGTCAGTCCGAACGGTAAATACCTGGCCTATGGCACGGCCGCTTCGGGTTCCGACTGGAACGAGTGGAAAGTGCGCGATATCGAAAGCGGCAAGGACACTGCCGACCATTTGCAGTGGGTAAAATTTTCGGGCGCATCCTGGGCCCACGACAGCTCCGGTTTTTTCTATAGCCGTTACGACGCACCGAAAGAAGCCACCAAGCTGGCCGACGTCAATTATTTCCAAAAACTGTATTTCCATAAGCTCGGCACTTCCCAGGATAACGATGTCCTGGTCTACGACAGGCCGGACCAGAAGGAATGGGGTTTCGCCGGCCACGTCACCGACGACGGCAAGTACCTGATCGTCAGCATTTCGCAAGGCACCGAACAAAAGAATCGCGTGTACTACAAGGACCTGCGCAAGAAAGATGCAAAAATGCTGCCGCTGCTCGACGATTTTGATGCTTCTTACGATTTCATCGACAACGATGGCCCGGTGTTCCTGTTCAATTCCAACAAAGATGCACCCAAGGGCCGGATTATCGCAATCGACACGCGCCATCCCGAAGCCGGAAAATGGCAGGTGATCGTGCCCGAGGCTGAGCAAACCTTGCAAGGCGCGAACGTGGTCGGCCAGCGCCTGCTGCTGGATTACCTGAAAGATGCGCGCAGCCAGGTCAAGGTATTCACGCTGGACGGCAAGCCGGTGCGCGAGGTCGACCTGCCTGGGATAGGTTCTGCCAGCGGTTTCGGCGGCAAGCGCCACGACAAGGAAACCTTCTATTCGTTTACCAGCTTTACCACGCCTGCCGCCATTTACCGGTATGACGTGACCAGCGGCAAGAGCAGCTTGTACCGGCAGCCGAAGGTCGATTTTGATCCGGGTGCTTTCGAAACGCGCCAGGTTTTCTACAGCAGCAAGGATGGCACCCGTGTGCCGATGTTTATCGTCTCCAAAAAAGGCTTGAAGCTGGATGGCAGCAACCCGACTTACCTGTACGGTTACGGCGGTTTCAACATTTCGCTGACGCCGGCGTTCTCGGTGCCCAACCTGGCATGGATGGAAATGGGCGGCGTGTACGCCTTGCCTAACCTGCGTGGCGGCGGCGAGTACGGCAAGGCCTGGCATGAAGCCGGCACCAAGCTGCAGAAGCAAAACGTGTTCGACGATTTCATCGGCGCGGCGCAGTGGCTGATCGCCAATAAATATACCTCGCCGCAGAAGCTGGCGATCGGCGGCGGCAGCAACGGCGGCCTGCTGGTCGGCGCCACCATGGTGCAACGGCCGGATCTGTTTGCCGCGGCGATCCCGGCAGTCGGCGTGATGGACATGCTGCGCTTCCATAAATTCACCATCGGCTGGGGCTGGACTTCGGACTACGGTTCTTCCGATAACGCTGACGAGTTCAAGGCCTTGTATGCCTACTCGCCGCTGCACAACCTGAAGCCGGGCACCTGTTATCCGGCCACGCTGGTGACCACCGCCGATCACGATGACCGGGTGGTGCCGGCGCACAGCTTCAAGTTTGCCGCCACCGAGCAGGCCGACCAGGCGGGCGCGGCGCCGGTGCTGATACGCATCGACACCAAGGCCGGCCATGGCGCCGGCAAGCCGACCTCGAAGCAGATTGAGGAAGTCGCTGACCGCTGGGGTTTTCTGACCAAGGTGCTGGACATGCACCTGGCGCCGGCTCCGGTGGCTGGCAATCCACCTGAACCGTCAGCCGACTGA